The Homo sapiens chromosome 16, GRCh38.p14 Primary Assembly genome includes the window AAGGCTCAGGTTGACCCTGCctgcatggccttgggcaagtccttTCCTCTCTCTGGGTCTGTTCCCATCCGTGAGATGAGGACAGTCATGCCTGCTGGGGACCCTGTTGCACCAGGGTCCAGAGACAGGCATGGGTGCATCCAGTGCGGAGGCACTGGGAGAGGGGGCTTCAACCCTGTTGCTGTTGCTCCCATCAGGCACAAAAATGGCACTGAAGTTTGTGAACAAGAGCAAAACCAAGCTGAAGAACTTCCTACGGGAGGTGAGCATCACCAACAGCCTCTCCTCCAGCCCCTTCATCATCAAGGTCTTTGACGTGGTCTTTGAGACAGAGGACTGCTACGTCTTTGCCCAGGAGTACGCACCTGCTGGGGACCTGTTTGACATCATCCCTCCCCAGGTACTCGGGATGGTGGCATAGGGTGGGGAAAGGGTCTTCAGGGTCCCAGAGTGTGAGAGTGGGAGTGGAGTCAGACCATTTaattaacaagtatttactggGTGCCTGCTGTATGTCAGTTACCATTTGGGGAGGTGGGGATGTGCAGTAAGGAAGACAAAAGTCCCTGTTCTAGTGGGAAACTGACACTCCACAGCGGGCCAGATAATAACAGATGGAGATGAGTGCCTAAAAGGAGACAGTGAGAATGATGGGATGAAGTCACTGGGCCCTCCCCTGGGGCTACACAAGAGGAGAGGTGTCAGATCCACCTGGGAAGGGGCCCTCAGAGGAAGCGACCCTGGAACCGGGACGGTGGGGGAGGGTTCCAGGCACTAGCTTTAAatctgctctgccacttgctggctGAGTGATGAGACCTTCGGAGCAGGTCCTCCTTctttgctgagcacctactacatgccagaaTCTGGAGACACAGATGCACGGACACAGCAGGGAACAGGACGGGAAGCTCAGGGAGCCCCGTTCTAGTTGGGGAAGACCGACGAGATAAGTATCTAGCAGGCAGGGCAAAATGACAGCAGGTGGAGGGCGCCGCGGACCCCCTCATCAACCTCCTGGAGAGCCGCGTGTCCCTCCTGGAGCCCCGATGTCCCCATAGGAGAAGCAGGCATGGTAGCCACTATGAGGATTGGATGAGACAGCGGGGGAAAGGGCGCTCAGCAGCATCCGGGCCGCGTCTGCGCGGTCGCCCCAGTTACTGGGGACAGGGTGGGAGGCGAAAACCGCCTTGCTAGAGAGGGAGCTGGAGGGGAGGGCGGCGGGGCGGGCGCTGGAGAGCTGGAAACAGCGCGGCTTCCCCCGGCCGCCCGCAGGTGGGGCTCCCTGAGGACACGGTGAAGCGCTGTGTGCAGCAGCTGGGCCTGGCGCTGGACTTCATGCACGGGCGGCAGCTGGTGCACCGCGACATCAAGCCCGAGAACGTGCTGCTGTTCGACCGCGAGTGCCGCCGCGTAAAGCTGGCCGACTTCGGCATGACGCGCCGCGTGGGCTGCCGCGTCAAGCGCGTGAGCGGCACCATCCCTTACACGGCGCCTGAGGTGTGCCAGGCGGGCCGCGCCGACGGGCTGGCGGTGGACACGGGCGTGGACGTGTGGGCCTTCGGCGTGCTCATCTTCTGCGTGCTCACCGGCAACTTCCCGTGGGAGGCGGCGTCGGGCGCCGACGCCTTCTTCGAGGAGTTCGTGCGCTGGCAGCGGGGCCGCCTGCCGGGGCTGCCTTCGCAGTGGCGCCGCTTCACCGAGCCCGCGCTGCGCATGTTCCAGCGCTTACTGGCCCTGGAGCCCGAGCGCCGCGGCCCAGCCAAGGAGGTGTTCCGCTTCCTCAAGCACGAGCTCACGTCCGAGCTGCGCCGCCGGCCCTCGCACCGCGCGCGCAAGCCCCCCGGGGACCGCCCGCCCGCCGCCGGGCCACTGCGCCTCGAGGCGCCTGGGCCGCTCAAGCGGACGGTGCTGACCGAGAGCGGCAGCGGCTCCCGGCCCGCGCCCCCCGCCGTCGGGTCGGTGCCCTTGCCCGTGCCGGTGCCGGTGCCAGTGCCCGTGCCGGTGCCTGTGCCCGAGCCCGGCCTAGCTCCCCAGGGGCCCCCCGGCCGGACCGACGGCCGCGCGGACAAGAGCAAAGGGCAGGTGGTGCTGGCCACGGCCATCGAGATCTGCGTCTGAGTCGCCTCCGCCGCCCTCGGACCCGGGAGCAGCCCGGGCCCGCCCCGAGCCGGTGCCCGGTGCGGCGGTAGGGAATGGAGCCACCTCGCCGCGGGGCAGGGGGCGCAGCGGTAGACTAGGCAGGACGCGGCCCGGCACCTGGTCCGTCCCCGGCGGGCTGGTGAGGGGGCCACCAAAGACCCCTAGCGCGGCCTGGTGAGCGGGGGCTTGGCCCAGAGGAGCCAAGCCGCACAGACCCGAGAATTCGGAGGccaccacacaacacacacacacacacacacacacacacacacacacacacacacacacacacacacgccaggaGCAAGGGAGCTTTCGGGCCACACTCCCAGACGCCTCCCTGAGCCCTGGAACCCGGACTCGTTGCTCCTGGCCTTCCATACCCCCTGGCAGATCATCCTGCGGTCCCACCCCAGATCCCCTCCTCCTCGCCATCCCattctgccccctccccaccctgggtACAGAAAGGGACTGAAGTGTTGGGCAGAGAGGGGGCTTAAGGCCCCTGGGCACAGGCTGGGATCAGGGCAGTGAGCGAAGGGCAGCTGTGTCCTGCCCtcccttctggaggctggaggggagAGGCCAAGCCCTTGGAAAATGTAGCAAATGTCTGGATGTCGCATAAGTGCGTGTATGTGCGGGACAGGCCCCGAGAAGCTAGTGACTCCTGCACACCCCCATTGCACAAATGAAATCACAGCCCAGGAGGGAGGGTAGCTTGGCACTGGCTGAGAAATAGAGCTctctccccgcccctccccctaACCACAAGGGATTGTCCTGACAACTTGTGGGGATAGAAGGGCTCACAGGGCAGGGGTCTCAGCTGCCCCCATCCTTAGGGCAGGGGAGTTAGTGTGGAGCCGAGAGCAGGTCCCAGCTCCCCCTGCCAGCCGCACTGTCCCAGGCCCAGGGACCTCTGCCGGGTCCTCCCAGCCCTTGCCACACAGCCTAGACGTAGTAGCCTGGGCTTCCAGCAGGTGGCGAGCTGGTTCGTGCTGGAAATTTCTCCTGGGTTTCTTGGGGTCAAACATGCCAACCTCCAAGACCCCATCCTCACGTCTCCCACTTTTCTGGCGCTGGAGTGTGCAGGGCGTAGGACCTGCATGTGTGGGTGTGAGAATGGGGGCGGTGGACACCAGGGGGCGAGTGTGTGACtaggtgtgtgtgcacatgtgtaggGTGCAGACGCATGGGTGCCATCCTTTGCGTTCAGTGACTGTGCGTCCAGACCCCTCACCAGCGGCCCCCCCACCACACCCTGGTCCTCCCAGGCAGCTGTCCCAGGGCGCCCAGGCCTGccttgcaccacagccctcaggAAATCCGGCAAGGAGGCCCCTGCAGGTTGGTTCAGGCCCCCAGGTAGCAAAACAGAGACAACAGCAGCCCCGCCTGACCCCCTGCCCCTCTCTGTGGAGGCCCGGGACCCCCGCAATAAGCACCACATGGGTGAGGCTGTCCCTGTCAGGGTCCCCTGCCAGGGTCCCTCCTGGGGTTCTGGGCCATTTGAGGGGCTCTTTGATGGGCCAGGCCGGCCAGAGTGAACTCCGAGCACTTTCTGGCTGGTGCCCCAACCTCTCCACTCCCCACTCATTCCCACCTTGAAAAAGGGCTATAGGTCCCCTGCCCTGCCCGGGTccagtttacaaacagtgtgggGTGGCCCCAGGGCCTGGCCCCACTCTCCCTGCTGTGCCCACTCCTCTCCAGACTCCACCTCCCCAGTGGGTATGGGCCCTCCACATGCCAGGTAAGTAGCAAACCCCCACTCCCTCCAAGGACCAGGTCTCAGAGAAGGCCCTGGTCACTGCCCCCGGCCCACCTGGAGCCCATCGGGGCTGCCTCTCCCAGCCGCGACTTCTCCTTTTGCCTTAGGCCTCGCGACATCCTGATCTCTCCTGCAATAACTAGGAATCGAGATTCCACAGTAGACGTCCCTTGCcgtgctcgctctctctctcgcgcgcgctctctctctccctctctctctctctctctctctctctctctctctctctctctctctctcctctctttctctctctccctctctctgttaaGATCCTGTTCGGGAGTTTCCCCAGCCGTTGTAGTATCTAGTATGTTAGAGTTGGGAGGGGACCATAGTTATGTAGCCCAGCCCCCTCATTCCCAGAGGCACCCAGAGGGCCAGCCTCCAGCCTGACCCCAGAGCAGAACCGGAACACCAGGTTGGGGCCCTGGTGCTGCCACCTCCTCTGCTGGTCGGGCTGGGACCCTTTGCCCCTTAGGAGAGGTGTTGGTCACAGATGTTTACCTCAGTTTATGTCACTGtcgaagaaacaaaaaataatagcaaaaaataacaCTGTAGACATGAAGActtagaagacaaaaaaaaaaaaatcacacaaaaaatcTCCCTTGTTGCGATTCTTCTGTGAAGgtacagtgtgtatgtgtgtatgtgtgtatgtgtgtgcgtgtctcTGTCCCAGACCCTGTGTCCCCCACACTGCCCCCTGTCCTTCGGTGCTTCCCAGAGACCCCTCTGAGCTGGCCTGTGGGGCACGGGAAGCCCCCTGGATGGGAGGCGGGGCCACAGGTCGGCTAGAGGGTCTCCACCAGGCCCACTGAACAGAACCCCACGGCTGCCAGAATGTTCCCTGAGCCCACACTGTGGCCAGTGGGACAGTCCTGGTGGCTGACATCAGCGTCCATGCTTGGCTCAGGGCCTGGGGCGGGGTCCTGGGTAGAGTCCTAGCCCCAGAGCCCCAGCCCCTCATGTCTTGCCGCCCTTCCTCCATGTGTTTGTAAATACTCTGGCATCCTTTGGCCCTGAGAAggtttttaaatgtgttatttacTTCTCTAAACATGAcgattgctataaaaataaacaaaagtttagaaaaatgacCACTGGGTGGCTGTCTTTTCTCAAGTTTGGGGTGGAGagggcggtgggggtgggggcacacaGGTACTCTAGAAACTGAAAACTTGGGCTGGGCGGAgcggctcacatctataatcccagcactttgggaggccgaggcgggcggatcacctgaggtcaggagttcaagactagcctggccaacatggtgaaacccccatctctactaaaaatataaaattagctgggcgcgatggcgcacgcctgtactcccagctacttgggaggctgaggcagaagaatcgcttgaacccggtaggtggaggttgtagtgagctgagatcgcgccattgtactccagcctggacaacaagagcaaagttccatctcaaaaaaaaaaagaaaacttgaccTTGACATAGGCTCTAGGCCTCCTGTGACCTCTCAGAACTTGAGCATGAGGGGAACAGGACCCAGATTCTGGGACAAGGGGTAGGCAGTTGTCCCTTGCCTGGAGTTCAGCTTGTAGCCCTTCAGCCTGGCCAGAAAAGAAGCAAAAGCCCAGAGGCAGACCAGTTCACCACTCAGCACCTTTTTACTGAGCACCTTTTGTGTACCAGGATTCCTCCTaggggctggggacacagcactGAGCAGGACAGACAGGGCCCCTGCCCTTAGGCAGCTGGTGATCTAATGATGAAGGCAGACATTGCCCAAACAGCAGGCTGAGCTCAGTGAGAGCATGGAACTGGGAGACCCATCGAGTTTGGAGGAGCCCACAGACGCTCCCTGACGATGGGGCCAGAGCAGGGGACAGGAGAAAGCTGAAAGGGCCGGTTGTGGGTGTAGACTCCAGCAACAGTCAAGGCGGATGTTCTGAAGGAGGGGGAGCTTCAGTGGACTGTAGGGAGTTTCATGATTCAACACTCattcaaacaaatatttgctaattacCTACTCATGTCAACAGAGCAGTTCTGTTGGCTCTGCCTTCAAATACAGGCACATCCCAAGGCAGCAACTGCCCATTGCCTGCATTGCTGCCCCTGGACATGGCCTCCCTCCCTGGCCTAAGGCAGGAGCCTCTTCTGAGCCTCTGcaggttcttctttttttttttttttcccaagagttggggtctcgctctgttggccaggctggagtacaatgacataatcatagcttacttgcagcctcgatctcctgggctcaaacagtcctcccacctcagcttcccaagtagctaggactacaggcacatgccattgctctgggctattttatttttattgttactttttgtagagacagggtctcactatgttgcccaggctgatctccaactcctggactcaagtgatcctcctgctttggcctcccaaagtgctagaactacaggtatgagccactatgcccggccagaCAGATCCTTTTGATAAGATCTGTCACTATGTTCAGAACCCTACAATGGCTTCCTATTCCACCCAAAAATCAAAGCTGAAGTCCTTAGAGTGGTCTCCAAGGTCCCACGAGCTCTGAGAGGTCACAAGAGGCCTAGAGCCTATGTCAAGGTCAAGTTTCAAGCCCAGCACATTCCAGCCTCATCCCTACCATCCCCTGTACTGCCTGCCAAGCATGTGCTCACCTGGAAGCCTTAAACTTTGCCTTGTACTCTCCCAGGGATCCCTCCCGCCCTTCCTTCAGGGTCAGAGCAAACTTCCTGAGCCGTCTAGGTGGAGAGAAGCCCTCCTTAGCCTGCTTCACTGCACACTGAGCACTCGTCACCACCTGCAGGACCATGTATTTGTTTGTTACCCATCTCTCCCCCCTAGAATGGAAGTTCCATAAGAGCAGAGGCAGTGTTTGGCAAACTGCTacttccctccagcccccacgCCTGGGACAGGGCCTGGTACGGTGATGGGAACTCCGTAACAACTTGTCAGACTAATGAATGCATGCCTGCTACTATTTTCGGGGCCAAGGAAACAGCAATAAACAAGACACACAATCCCTATCACATACCCTGAGacatactctttttttccttttttctttttctttcttttctttttttcttttttttttttttttttgagatggagtcttgctctgttgcccaggatagagtacagtggcgcaatcttggcttactgcaacctccaacctcctccacctcccaggttcaagcaattctcctgcctcaacctcctgagtagctgggattacaggcacatgccacaatgcccggctaatttttttgtatttttagtaaagatga containing:
- the SBK1 gene encoding serine/threonine-protein kinase SBK1, with translation MSVGCPEPEPPRSLTCCGPGTAPGPGAGVPLLTEDMQALTLRTLAASDVTKHYELVRELGKGTYGKVDLVVYKGTGTKMALKFVNKSKTKLKNFLREVSITNSLSSSPFIIKVFDVVFETEDCYVFAQEYAPAGDLFDIIPPQVGLPEDTVKRCVQQLGLALDFMHGRQLVHRDIKPENVLLFDRECRRVKLADFGMTRRVGCRVKRVSGTIPYTAPEVCQAGRADGLAVDTGVDVWAFGVLIFCVLTGNFPWEAASGADAFFEEFVRWQRGRLPGLPSQWRRFTEPALRMFQRLLALEPERRGPAKEVFRFLKHELTSELRRRPSHRARKPPGDRPPAAGPLRLEAPGPLKRTVLTESGSGSRPAPPAVGSVPLPVPVPVPVPVPVPVPEPGLAPQGPPGRTDGRADKSKGQVVLATAIEICV
- the SBK1 gene encoding serine/threonine-protein kinase SBK1 isoform X1, which codes for MGCGVDDVPAFCFVCFHREEEEELLEEVPLRREKMSVGCPEPEPPRSLTCCGPGTAPGPGAGVPLLTEDMQALTLRTLAASDVTKHYELVRELGKGTYGKVDLVVYKGTGTKMALKFVNKSKTKLKNFLREVSITNSLSSSPFIIKVFDVVFETEDCYVFAQEYAPAGDLFDIIPPQVGLPEDTVKRCVQQLGLALDFMHGRQLVHRDIKPENVLLFDRECRRVKLADFGMTRRVGCRVKRVSGTIPYTAPEVCQAGRADGLAVDTGVDVWAFGVLIFCVLTGNFPWEAASGADAFFEEFVRWQRGRLPGLPSQWRRFTEPALRMFQRLLALEPERRGPAKEVFRFLKHELTSELRRRPSHRARKPPGDRPPAAGPLRLEAPGPLKRTVLTESGSGSRPAPPAVGSVPLPVPVPVPVPVPVPVPEPGLAPQGPPGRTDGRADKSKGQVVLATAIEICV